AGTTTTTGCAAGGTAATTCCAGGTATAGGGATGACCTTGTCCAATATTGAAGATTCCATTAACATCCTTTCTCTCTAGAAAAGCGCATGTCATGCGTGCACAATCTTTTACATATAAAAAGTCTCGGCATTGCTCTCCATCGGGATAACGGTCTGGTTCAGCAGAAGAAGGACGATACTTAAATAACTGAATCACCCCCTCTTCTAAGGCCTTTGGAACCATTTTAACAATAGCAGAAGCCATACTGCCTTTATGCGCTTCGTTAGGCCCATAGATGTTAAAGTACTTAAGACCTACTATACGCCCCAAAACGCCCTCTCTCTTTGCCCATAAATCAAAAAGGTGTTTAGAATACCCATACATATTCAGTGCTCGTAAATTTTCTAACTGGTTCTGATCATCAGAAAACCCTCTTGAGCCATCACCATATGTTGCTGCAGAAGATGCATAAATAAAGCGATGGTTATTCTCTAAAGCATATTCACAGAGTCGTTGTGTGTATCTATAATTATTTTCTAAAAGGTAGTT
The nucleotide sequence above comes from Chlamydiales bacterium. Encoded proteins:
- the rfaD gene encoding ADP-glyceromanno-heptose 6-epimerase, with translation MDEDKRIVLTGGAGFIGSAVLRHLNNRGFTNIVVVDNLGMKEKWKNLVGKQFVDIIHKDNLFSWLVGKEQEIEAFIHLGACSSTTEFDANYLLENNYRYTQRLCEYALENNHRFIYASSAATYGDGSRGFSDDQNQLENLRALNMYGYSKHLFDLWAKREGVLGRIVGLKYFNIYGPNEAHKGSMASAIVKMVPKALEEGVIQLFKYRPSSAEPDRYPDGEQCRDFLYVKDCARMTCAFLERKDVNGIFNIGQGHPYTWNYLAKTVFNALNLPVNIEYIDMPEELIGKYQNYTCAEMDKYEKAFPEYQVMPLEDAVFDYVRSYIIPEKRW